From the genome of Streptomyces sp. V1I1, one region includes:
- a CDS encoding DNA-binding transcriptional regulator: MTDFESADALLASVRVEAELPSADERRALRLALKLSQADVARALGVNPKTVGGWESGREPTGEVRAKRAPPTCPT, from the coding sequence GTGACGGATTTCGAGTCGGCCGACGCGCTGCTCGCATCCGTGCGCGTCGAGGCCGAACTGCCTTCCGCGGACGAGCGCCGCGCGTTGCGCCTGGCCCTGAAGCTCTCCCAGGCGGACGTGGCGCGAGCTCTCGGGGTCAACCCGAAGACGGTCGGCGGCTGGGAGTCCGGTCGTGAGCCGACCGGGGAGGTGCGGGCCAAGCGAGCACCTCCGACATGCCCGACGTGA
- a CDS encoding class F sortase: protein MAGTVLVISGARDEQPPQPSAAQAFSTSARPAPRGTASAKPPAVRPLPPSDPVRLRVRAIGVNAPVTRLSLDAAGALRPPPADKPMLAGWYGDGTAPGSVGTAVTAGHVDTPTGPGVFHDLGALAKGDTVEISRADRRTAVFTVDAVEVYDKKKFPDEKVYGSSDRPELRVITCGGGYSKRTGYKGNVVVYATLTAVKQPTAPPGGIRR, encoded by the coding sequence ATGGCCGGTACCGTGCTGGTGATCAGCGGGGCACGCGACGAGCAGCCACCGCAGCCTTCAGCTGCCCAGGCCTTCTCCACTTCCGCACGCCCCGCTCCCCGCGGCACCGCCTCAGCCAAGCCCCCCGCCGTCCGGCCGCTGCCCCCGTCGGATCCGGTCCGGCTTCGGGTCCGCGCCATCGGCGTGAACGCCCCCGTGACAAGACTGAGCCTGGACGCGGCGGGGGCGCTGCGGCCGCCGCCCGCCGACAAGCCCATGCTTGCCGGCTGGTACGGCGATGGCACGGCTCCCGGCTCGGTAGGGACAGCCGTCACCGCCGGGCACGTGGACACGCCCACCGGCCCCGGCGTCTTCCACGACCTCGGAGCCCTGGCCAAGGGCGACACGGTCGAGATCAGCCGGGCAGACAGGCGCACGGCCGTGTTCACCGTCGACGCCGTGGAGGTCTACGACAAGAAGAAATTCCCGGACGAGAAGGTCTACGGCAGCTCCGACCGGCCCGAACTGCGGGTGATCACCTGCGGCGGCGGCTACTCCAAGCGCACCGGCTACAAGGGCAACGTCGTGGTCTACGCGACGCTGACCGCGGTGAAACAGCCCACCGCGCCGCCCGGCGGAATCCGCCGGTGA
- a CDS encoding AraC family transcriptional regulator encodes MDVFSDVIATMRIGRAKFTHSRRGGQWGNRFGPYPGAGFHIVLRGSCWMLSPDGSPRLLTAGDVVFLPHGAMHGMSSSPDRVPAELPPEPEARGEDSFLGDGEHEPAPGEALLLCGAYRLDRGQVHPFLRALPEVIHIPARPGHHPALRAAVDLLGADLTDARPGADAALPALLDLLLVYLLRAWLDEEASRRSGSGWCAALTDPAVAAALNHIHRRPARPWTVQELGNEVGMSRTAFARRFTSFVGQSPMAYLAWWRLSTAARILRDGDAPLATVAQQVGYASEFAFSNAFKRTFGVAPGRFRREHRAAPVSVP; translated from the coding sequence TTCGGCCCGTACCCCGGCGCGGGATTCCACATCGTGTTGAGGGGCAGCTGCTGGATGCTTTCGCCGGACGGCTCGCCAAGGCTGCTCACCGCAGGTGATGTGGTGTTCCTGCCGCATGGAGCGATGCACGGCATGAGCAGCAGCCCGGACCGTGTACCCGCAGAACTGCCGCCCGAGCCGGAAGCCCGCGGGGAGGACAGCTTCCTCGGCGACGGGGAGCACGAGCCCGCACCCGGTGAAGCGCTCCTGCTGTGTGGTGCCTACCGGCTTGACCGAGGGCAGGTGCACCCGTTCCTGCGCGCGCTCCCCGAGGTCATCCACATCCCCGCCCGGCCGGGCCACCACCCCGCCCTTCGCGCAGCCGTCGACCTGCTGGGCGCCGACCTCACGGACGCCCGACCCGGGGCAGACGCTGCCCTGCCCGCGCTGCTGGACCTGCTCCTGGTCTACCTGCTGCGCGCATGGCTGGACGAAGAGGCCTCTCGCCGGTCCGGCTCCGGCTGGTGCGCCGCGCTCACCGATCCGGCCGTCGCAGCCGCGCTCAACCACATCCACCGGCGGCCCGCGCGGCCTTGGACGGTGCAGGAACTGGGCAACGAAGTCGGGATGTCCAGAACGGCCTTCGCCAGACGGTTCACCTCGTTCGTCGGGCAGTCGCCGATGGCCTACCTGGCCTGGTGGCGGCTGAGTACCGCTGCACGCATCCTGCGGGACGGCGACGCTCCCCTCGCCACCGTTGCCCAACAGGTCGGCTACGCCTCGGAATTCGCCTTCTCCAACGCCTTCAAGCGCACGTTCGGAGTCGCCCCCGGCCGCTTCCGGCGAGAGCACCGTGCGGCCCCCGTATCCGTGCCCTGA
- a CDS encoding sortase, whose amino-acid sequence MRNTRVGVGIGLVLGALCLSAPAAVADDAGIHIRPGNVSPGSKVTVSTKACGPDVTYGKGESEAGGAFHLFEGDSKGVLTGEFEVPEGTDPGSDKVTVKCPPRIKITDTYQVSDHEPKGAVDAGFGPATDRGTQFALGGALLAGAAAVGVVRRRRRLSATRN is encoded by the coding sequence ATGCGTAACACACGTGTTGGTGTAGGTATCGGCCTGGTTCTCGGTGCCCTCTGCCTGTCAGCCCCGGCCGCCGTCGCCGATGACGCAGGCATCCACATCCGCCCCGGGAACGTCTCACCGGGCTCCAAGGTCACCGTCAGCACCAAGGCCTGCGGCCCGGACGTCACCTATGGCAAGGGCGAGTCGGAGGCGGGAGGGGCGTTCCACCTCTTCGAGGGTGACAGCAAAGGTGTACTCACCGGGGAGTTCGAGGTCCCGGAAGGGACTGATCCCGGCAGCGACAAAGTCACCGTGAAGTGCCCACCTCGGATCAAGATCACCGATACCTACCAGGTCAGCGACCACGAGCCGAAGGGCGCGGTAGACGCCGGCTTCGGCCCGGCCACGGACAGAGGTACGCAGTTCGCCCTGGGCGGTGCGCTGCTCGCCGGAGCCGCCGCCGTGGGTGTGGTCAGGAGGCGCCGCCGCCTGAGCGCCACGCGAAACTGA
- a CDS encoding helix-turn-helix transcriptional regulator yields MPMTLRETLRLTVAALMQATGDSQNDLAGPLGLTQTQISRRQSGRTAWTLDDCDLLAAHFGLPALELLAGPTRACELLPAARLRSARTETARAPRAVGR; encoded by the coding sequence ATGCCGATGACGCTGAGGGAGACGCTGCGGCTCACCGTCGCGGCCCTGATGCAGGCCACCGGGGACTCCCAGAACGACCTGGCAGGCCCCCTCGGCCTGACGCAGACGCAGATCTCCCGCCGCCAGTCCGGCCGTACGGCATGGACGCTGGACGACTGCGACCTGCTGGCGGCGCACTTCGGCCTTCCGGCCCTGGAACTGCTGGCCGGACCCACCCGCGCCTGCGAGTTGCTGCCCGCCGCCCGTCTGCGCAGCGCTCGTACGGAAACGGCACGGGCTCCGAGGGCGGTGGGGCGGTGA
- the cseB gene encoding two-component system response regulator CseB: MTSAPARPPGSVTEAHLLLVEDDEVIRNTVRMLLERYGFTVSTAADGLSGLELFRERRPDLLLLDVMLPELDGIGLCRRIRELSLAPILMMSARGDSLDVVSGLEAGADDYVIKPCESAVLVARIRSLLRRASFTPSPAGGAADAATLITFGDLTIDTRGMEVHRAGQPVALTPTELRMLLEFAASPGVVLERRTLLSRVWDHAWHGDTRVVDLHVQRLRAKIGAERIETVRGFGYKLRR; the protein is encoded by the coding sequence ATGACCAGTGCCCCAGCCCGCCCGCCCGGCAGTGTCACCGAGGCGCATCTGTTGCTCGTCGAGGACGACGAGGTCATCCGTAACACCGTCCGGATGCTCCTCGAGCGTTACGGCTTCACCGTCTCCACCGCAGCCGACGGGCTGTCCGGTCTGGAGCTCTTCCGCGAGCGGCGCCCGGACCTGCTGCTCCTCGACGTCATGCTCCCCGAGCTCGACGGCATCGGACTGTGCCGTCGTATCCGCGAACTGAGCCTGGCGCCCATCCTGATGATGTCCGCACGCGGCGACTCCCTCGACGTCGTATCAGGGCTGGAGGCCGGCGCCGACGACTACGTCATCAAACCCTGCGAGAGCGCGGTACTCGTCGCCCGCATCCGCTCCCTGCTGCGTCGCGCTTCTTTCACCCCCTCGCCCGCGGGCGGCGCTGCCGATGCGGCCACCCTCATCACCTTCGGGGACCTCACCATCGACACCCGCGGCATGGAAGTACACCGCGCCGGACAGCCGGTCGCGCTCACCCCGACCGAACTGCGGATGCTGCTCGAATTCGCCGCGTCGCCCGGCGTCGTACTGGAACGCCGGACCCTGCTCAGCCGGGTGTGGGACCACGCCTGGCACGGCGACACCCGCGTCGTCGATCTGCATGTGCAGCGTCTGCGGGCGAAGATCGGCGCCGAACGGATCGAAACGGTCCGCGGCTTCGGCTACAAGCTGCGGCGCTGA
- a CDS encoding VOC family protein — translation MAVAKTSVLILDCAEPAALAEFYAALLDARTQVGTDPDYVEIVGNGGVHLAVHRDHGYAPPSWPRPDDSQQAHLRILVSHDDMDEAEREAISLGARPLDTKDNGGPRDVRLYSDPAGHSFSLAVSAPRPDTPPAPKPQDGLRLA, via the coding sequence ATGGCAGTCGCCAAGACGAGCGTGCTGATCCTGGACTGCGCGGAACCCGCTGCTCTCGCCGAGTTCTACGCCGCCCTGCTCGATGCCCGGACCCAAGTGGGAACGGACCCCGACTACGTCGAGATCGTCGGTAACGGCGGCGTGCACCTGGCCGTGCACAGGGATCACGGGTACGCGCCACCCAGCTGGCCGCGGCCGGACGACTCACAGCAGGCGCACCTGCGGATCCTCGTCTCGCACGACGACATGGACGAGGCCGAACGAGAGGCGATCAGCCTCGGCGCACGCCCGCTGGACACCAAGGACAACGGCGGGCCGCGCGATGTGCGCCTCTACTCCGATCCCGCCGGGCACTCCTTCTCGCTGGCCGTCTCGGCCCCGCGCCCCGACACACCCCCGGCGCCGAAGCCCCAGGACGGCCTGCGCCTGGCCTGA
- a CDS encoding LLM class F420-dependent oxidoreductase — protein MPQFGYTMMTEQAGPRELVEHVVGAEHAGFDFSVTSDHYFPWLASQGHAPYAWSVLGAAAHATSRIPLMTYVTCPTTRYHPVVVAQKAATMQLLSQGRFRLGLGSGENLNEHVVGGGWPAAHVRLEMLEEAVEIIRALFAGGNVNHHGAHFDVENATLWDLPDELPPIGVAVSGDRSCELAGHMADLVIATEPKRKLLDAFDRHGGSGKPRIGQLPVCYDTDRDAAIARAHHQFRWALGGWPVNAELPGPSGFAVATEYVRPEDVARSIPCGDKVDDFVEAVRPYAEAGFTEIALVQVGGDHQRPFLDWAETKLLPALRQL, from the coding sequence ATGCCGCAATTCGGATACACGATGATGACCGAGCAGGCCGGCCCCCGTGAGCTCGTCGAGCACGTCGTCGGCGCCGAGCACGCGGGCTTCGACTTCTCCGTCACCTCCGACCACTACTTCCCGTGGCTGGCGTCCCAGGGCCACGCCCCGTACGCGTGGAGCGTCCTCGGGGCGGCCGCCCACGCCACCTCCCGCATCCCGCTCATGACGTATGTGACGTGCCCGACGACCCGCTACCACCCCGTGGTCGTCGCCCAGAAGGCCGCGACCATGCAGCTCCTGTCCCAGGGGCGCTTCCGGCTCGGCCTCGGCTCCGGGGAGAACCTCAACGAGCATGTGGTCGGCGGAGGCTGGCCCGCCGCCCACGTCCGGCTGGAGATGCTGGAAGAAGCCGTGGAGATCATCCGAGCCCTGTTCGCCGGCGGAAACGTGAACCATCACGGTGCGCATTTCGACGTCGAGAACGCCACGCTGTGGGACCTTCCCGACGAGCTCCCGCCGATCGGCGTCGCCGTCTCCGGCGACCGGTCCTGCGAGCTCGCCGGCCATATGGCGGACCTGGTCATCGCCACCGAGCCCAAGCGTAAGCTCCTGGACGCTTTCGACCGGCACGGCGGTTCGGGCAAGCCCCGGATCGGCCAGCTGCCCGTCTGCTACGACACCGACCGGGACGCGGCGATCGCCCGGGCGCACCACCAGTTCCGCTGGGCCCTCGGCGGCTGGCCGGTCAACGCCGAGCTGCCGGGACCCTCCGGCTTCGCCGTGGCCACCGAGTACGTACGCCCCGAGGACGTCGCCCGGTCCATCCCGTGCGGTGACAAGGTCGACGATTTCGTCGAGGCCGTACGGCCGTATGCGGAGGCGGGCTTCACCGAGATCGCGCTCGTCCAGGTCGGCGGTGACCATCAACGGCCGTTCCTCGACTGGGCGGAGACAAAGCTGCTCCCCGCCTTGCGCCAACTCTGA
- a CDS encoding transglycosylase domain-containing protein, giving the protein MRTRWSPDRTSGRQKASEVSSEVSSEVSEAGASRGTRGAHRNTRIRRPRRKAGKRTGTGRFRRFLTWKKALACVVTLIVLLAGGFTVLYVSIDIPQANELAKAQSNVYLYSDGTRLARTGEINRETVPLGKVPKDVQHAFVAAENKDFYSDSGVSLSGTARGILSTLTGKGKQGGSTITQQYVKNYYLSQEQTVTRKVKELVISLKVDRQNSKDDILAGYLNSSYYGRLAYGVQAAARAYYHREVEDLSVEQGAYLAALLQAPSQYDWAIAGPEGKRLVTERWNYVLDNMVDEGWLDRGARQRMKFPEPVAPTPGAGLSGQSGYLVDAARRELMASGVSEQELAGGGWRITLNIDPDKQRALEQAVTAGLGEGADAGTGTGADADKASGEASADGNRQAGAVSVNPRSGRIVALYGGRDYTRHYLSNATRSDYQAGPTFEPVAVAASMEVKTQDKDQYGTEHIEEIATALGMDVDTKDFASPQATSLGLMGASPLELAGVYASFHHEGRKVTPSILKSAEREGQGTHLRGAVGGQAIDPRTADMVNSYLSGGVGRRGIDGPLTPGVSEQTVTTASGRTDDRKAEWFIGSTNDLVTSIGLFGEDATTHKQVTLKNIDDGYPAKIWSGYTERGLHDGQPVPTPDATG; this is encoded by the coding sequence ATGCGTACCAGGTGGAGTCCGGACCGGACATCGGGGCGGCAGAAGGCGAGCGAGGTCAGCAGCGAGGTCAGCAGCGAGGTCAGCGAGGCAGGCGCGTCCAGAGGGACGAGAGGGGCACACCGCAACACCCGTATCCGGCGGCCACGGCGTAAGGCCGGGAAGCGGACCGGGACAGGCCGCTTCCGCCGTTTCCTCACCTGGAAGAAGGCACTTGCCTGCGTCGTCACCCTGATCGTCCTGCTCGCCGGAGGCTTCACCGTCCTCTACGTCTCCATCGACATCCCCCAGGCCAATGAACTGGCCAAGGCGCAGAGCAACGTCTATCTGTACAGCGACGGCACCCGCCTCGCCCGCACCGGGGAGATCAACCGGGAGACCGTCCCGCTGGGCAAGGTGCCCAAGGACGTCCAGCACGCCTTCGTCGCCGCCGAGAACAAGGACTTCTACAGCGACTCCGGCGTCTCGCTGTCCGGCACCGCCCGCGGCATCCTGAGCACACTCACCGGCAAGGGCAAGCAGGGTGGCTCGACCATCACCCAGCAGTACGTCAAGAACTACTACCTCAGCCAGGAGCAGACCGTCACCCGCAAGGTCAAAGAACTGGTCATCTCCCTCAAGGTCGACCGGCAGAACTCCAAGGACGACATCCTCGCCGGTTACCTGAACAGCAGTTACTACGGGCGTCTCGCCTACGGGGTCCAGGCCGCGGCCCGCGCGTACTACCACCGGGAAGTCGAGGACCTGAGCGTCGAGCAGGGCGCGTATCTTGCCGCGTTGCTGCAGGCGCCCAGCCAGTACGACTGGGCCATCGCCGGCCCCGAGGGCAAACGGCTGGTCACGGAGCGCTGGAATTACGTACTCGACAACATGGTCGATGAGGGCTGGCTGGACAGGGGCGCGCGGCAGCGGATGAAGTTCCCCGAGCCGGTGGCGCCCACGCCGGGCGCCGGGCTGTCCGGCCAGTCGGGTTATCTCGTGGACGCGGCCCGGCGCGAGCTGATGGCCTCCGGGGTCAGCGAGCAGGAGCTGGCGGGCGGTGGCTGGCGTATCACTCTCAACATCGATCCGGACAAACAGCGGGCCCTGGAGCAGGCCGTCACGGCGGGGCTCGGCGAAGGTGCGGACGCAGGTACAGGTACAGGTGCGGACGCGGACAAAGCCTCCGGCGAAGCGTCCGCCGACGGCAATCGGCAGGCCGGAGCCGTTTCGGTGAACCCGAGGTCCGGCCGTATCGTCGCGCTCTACGGCGGCCGCGACTACACCCGCCACTACCTCAGCAACGCCACCCGCTCCGACTACCAGGCAGGTCCCACCTTCGAACCCGTCGCCGTGGCCGCATCCATGGAGGTCAAGACCCAAGACAAGGATCAGTACGGCACCGAGCACATCGAAGAGATCGCCACCGCGCTCGGAATGGATGTGGACACGAAGGACTTCGCCTCACCACAGGCGACGTCGCTGGGGCTGATGGGAGCCAGCCCGCTGGAACTGGCCGGTGTCTACGCCTCCTTCCACCACGAGGGCAGGAAGGTCACCCCCTCGATCCTGAAGTCCGCGGAGCGCGAGGGACAGGGTACACATCTGCGGGGAGCGGTCGGCGGTCAGGCGATCGACCCCAGGACCGCCGACATGGTCAATTCGTATCTGAGCGGCGGCGTCGGCCGACGCGGGATCGACGGCCCTTTGACGCCCGGCGTCAGCGAGCAGACCGTCACCACGGCATCGGGTCGTACCGACGACAGGAAGGCCGAGTGGTTCATCGGCTCCACGAACGACCTCGTCACCTCGATCGGCCTCTTCGGCGAGGACGCCACCACGCACAAGCAGGTCACCCTCAAGAACATCGACGACGGCTATCCCGCCAAGATCTGGTCCGGGTACACCGAGCGGGGCCTGCACGATGGGCAGCCCGTGCCCACGCCTGATGCCACGGGCTGA
- a CDS encoding HAMP domain-containing sensor histidine kinase, which translates to MPLRWRIAALVAVAICAVVAAVGLLVHHASRDRELTQAREAARTTLDRAAVTYARSGTVQGTGASLDAPGVPAGLRDLTARGRQGTEYATDPAGPAMWAARPAGGQVLSVRIDMTTTLRDISALDTSIAWAGALTTAAVLPLGVLSAGRMSRRLRSAAGTARRIAGGDLDARIEAAPRPRDEIAEISTAVDTMAAALQQRLRSEQRFTADVAHELRTPLMGLVTAAELLPEGEAAGYVRNRVRVLAALVEDLLEISRLDAGAEEADLSPSHLGPLLEDITARTGLSVQLVVKNGENGEDGEDREEGEKGEVWTDSRRLERILANLIVNAHRHGLAPVTVTVAADGRTVTVRDHGTGYPDSVLRDGPQRFRTGARERGTGHGLGLTIAVGQAQVIGAALEFANAPDGGAQATLRLPDAEPPIHG; encoded by the coding sequence ATGCCACTGAGATGGCGCATCGCCGCCCTCGTCGCCGTCGCCATCTGCGCCGTTGTCGCCGCCGTGGGCCTACTCGTCCACCATGCCTCGCGCGACCGGGAACTGACGCAGGCCCGTGAGGCGGCCCGTACGACGCTCGACCGGGCCGCCGTCACCTATGCCCGCTCCGGCACCGTCCAGGGCACCGGCGCCAGTCTCGACGCCCCCGGGGTGCCCGCGGGGCTGCGCGACCTCACGGCCCGCGGCCGTCAGGGAACGGAGTACGCCACCGATCCCGCCGGGCCTGCGATGTGGGCCGCCCGACCCGCGGGCGGGCAAGTGCTGTCCGTACGCATCGACATGACCACCACGCTGCGCGACATCAGCGCTCTCGACACGAGCATCGCCTGGGCCGGAGCCCTCACTACCGCGGCCGTGCTGCCGCTCGGCGTGCTCAGCGCCGGGCGGATGAGCCGCCGACTGCGCAGCGCGGCGGGAACAGCACGGCGCATCGCCGGCGGGGACCTCGATGCCCGGATCGAGGCCGCGCCGCGTCCCCGTGACGAGATCGCCGAAATCTCCACGGCTGTCGACACCATGGCCGCCGCACTGCAACAACGCCTGCGCAGCGAGCAGCGGTTCACCGCCGACGTTGCGCATGAACTGCGTACCCCACTCATGGGCCTGGTCACCGCCGCCGAACTGCTCCCCGAGGGGGAGGCGGCCGGATATGTGCGCAACCGGGTACGCGTCCTGGCCGCCCTCGTAGAAGACCTTCTCGAAATCTCCCGGCTCGACGCCGGGGCAGAGGAGGCCGACCTCTCCCCCAGCCACCTCGGTCCCCTGCTCGAAGACATCACCGCGCGCACCGGCCTGTCCGTACAACTCGTCGTCAAGAACGGGGAGAACGGGGAGGACGGAGAGGACCGGGAGGAGGGGGAAAAGGGTGAGGTGTGGACCGATTCCCGGCGGCTGGAACGCATCCTCGCCAACCTGATCGTAAACGCGCACCGGCACGGCCTCGCGCCCGTCACGGTCACGGTGGCGGCCGACGGCAGGACCGTGACCGTTCGCGACCACGGCACCGGCTACCCGGACAGCGTGCTGCGGGACGGTCCGCAGCGCTTCCGCACCGGCGCCAGGGAACGCGGCACAGGCCATGGGCTCGGGCTGACCATCGCCGTCGGCCAGGCCCAAGTCATCGGAGCGGCACTGGAGTTCGCCAACGCGCCCGATGGCGGTGCGCAGGCAACCCTCCGCCTCCCGGACGCGGAGCCGCCGATACACGGCTGA
- a CDS encoding uracil-DNA glycosylase has product MAQSPPSPDDGDFPARSAPHCRELGELDALVAQCRACPRLVAWREEVAETKRAAFRDWDYWGRPVPGFGPPDAALAVVGLAPAAHGGNRTGRMFTGDASGDILFAALHAVGLASRPDSTHRGDGLKLRGVRVTAPVHCAPPQNRPTPAERDACRPWLARELELLSPTLRAVVVLGAFGWQALLPVLSEAGWQLPRPRPVFGHGAQVTLPGRGERRELHLLGCYHPSQRNTFTGLLTLPMVVDVFRHAADITGLDQ; this is encoded by the coding sequence GTGGCACAGTCACCACCGAGTCCTGACGACGGTGACTTTCCCGCGCGCAGCGCACCGCACTGCCGGGAACTCGGCGAGCTGGACGCCCTGGTGGCCCAGTGCCGGGCCTGCCCGAGGCTGGTGGCCTGGCGGGAGGAGGTCGCCGAAACGAAACGCGCCGCCTTCCGGGACTGGGACTACTGGGGAAGGCCGGTCCCCGGATTCGGCCCGCCGGACGCGGCGCTGGCCGTGGTCGGCCTCGCGCCCGCGGCGCACGGGGGCAACCGGACCGGCCGGATGTTCACCGGGGACGCGTCGGGCGACATCCTCTTCGCCGCGCTGCACGCCGTCGGCCTCGCTTCCCGGCCGGACTCCACGCACCGCGGCGACGGGCTGAAGCTGCGCGGAGTGCGGGTCACGGCACCCGTCCACTGCGCTCCACCGCAGAACAGGCCGACCCCGGCCGAGCGGGACGCCTGCCGGCCATGGCTGGCGAGGGAGCTGGAGCTACTCAGCCCAACCCTGCGCGCGGTGGTCGTCCTCGGCGCCTTCGGCTGGCAGGCGCTGCTGCCCGTCCTCAGCGAGGCGGGGTGGCAACTGCCGCGACCCCGGCCCGTGTTCGGGCATGGCGCCCAGGTGACGCTTCCCGGCCGCGGGGAGCGCCGGGAGCTGCATCTTCTCGGCTGCTACCACCCGAGCCAGCGCAACACATTCACCGGACTGCTCACCCTCCCCATGGTCGTCGACGTGTTCCGCCACGCCGCCGATATCACCGGCCTCGATCAATGA
- a CDS encoding adenosine deaminase produces the protein MINKNRGTARSRPTMLLALALALTPLVAQSAAADAGADAEVAPPPAVERRVSAYLDSIRDQPEALASFFRELPKGGDLHSHLAGAASTELLMDLATADGLCIEIGTQRALPPPCPANSRPAVEMRTDAAFRQQVLRAWSMQDFRPGEESGHDHFFATFGKFSEVAQRHPGEMMAEVSNTAARQKQFYQELMVTPNGHGADVLADRVGYDASLPRMHQKLLADSAMDQVVRQAQTEADQGLTAFRATAHCDSATPDPGCAVPFRFISHVSRNSTPERVFTQMVLAMELAERDPRFAAVNLVQPEDGAVSLRDYSLHMRMLAHLHRVYPRAHITLHAGELAPGLVKPEDLRFHIREAVNVAHAERIGHGVDIRHEDAADELLRTMAERHIAVEVPLSSNDQILGVSGPEHPFPLYRERGVPVVLATDDAGVSRITISDEYRRAAQTYNLSYRELKDLARASLEYAFLPGRSLWRTLDGYRPVRECLAGRTGRREPRPRCAAYLSASPKAAVEWRQEAAFTTFERRVLALARS, from the coding sequence ATGATCAACAAGAATCGCGGCACCGCACGGAGCCGTCCGACGATGCTGCTCGCCCTGGCGCTGGCGCTGACGCCGCTCGTCGCGCAGTCGGCCGCCGCCGACGCCGGCGCCGATGCGGAGGTGGCCCCGCCACCCGCCGTCGAGCGCCGCGTATCCGCGTATCTGGACAGCATCCGCGACCAACCCGAAGCGCTGGCCTCCTTCTTCCGCGAGCTGCCCAAGGGCGGCGACCTGCACAGCCACCTCGCCGGTGCGGCATCGACCGAGCTGCTGATGGACCTGGCGACGGCGGATGGTCTGTGCATCGAAATCGGCACCCAGCGGGCCCTCCCGCCGCCGTGCCCGGCGAACAGCCGGCCCGCCGTCGAGATGCGTACCGACGCCGCGTTCCGACAGCAGGTCCTGCGCGCCTGGTCGATGCAGGACTTCAGGCCGGGCGAGGAGTCGGGACACGACCACTTCTTCGCCACCTTCGGCAAGTTCTCCGAGGTGGCCCAGCGCCATCCCGGGGAGATGATGGCCGAGGTGTCGAACACGGCTGCCCGTCAGAAGCAGTTCTACCAAGAACTGATGGTCACCCCCAACGGCCACGGGGCCGACGTGCTCGCCGACCGGGTCGGCTACGACGCGAGCCTGCCCCGGATGCACCAGAAGCTGCTCGCCGACAGCGCCATGGACCAAGTCGTGCGCCAGGCACAGACCGAAGCCGACCAGGGCCTCACGGCATTCCGCGCCACCGCCCACTGCGACAGCGCAACGCCGGACCCGGGCTGCGCGGTGCCCTTCCGGTTCATCTCGCACGTCTCGCGGAACAGCACCCCCGAACGGGTCTTCACCCAGATGGTGCTGGCCATGGAACTGGCCGAACGCGACCCGCGGTTCGCCGCGGTGAACCTGGTCCAGCCCGAGGACGGAGCCGTCTCCCTGCGGGACTACAGCCTCCACATGCGGATGCTCGCCCATCTGCACCGCGTCTACCCGCGGGCACACATCACCCTGCACGCCGGCGAACTGGCCCCCGGCCTGGTCAAGCCCGAGGACCTGCGCTTCCACATCCGCGAGGCGGTGAACGTCGCACACGCCGAGCGCATCGGCCATGGCGTCGACATCCGGCACGAGGACGCGGCGGACGAACTGCTGAGGACCATGGCCGAGCGCCATATCGCCGTAGAGGTCCCGCTCAGCAGCAACGACCAGATCCTCGGTGTCTCCGGCCCCGAGCACCCCTTCCCGCTGTACCGGGAGCGCGGCGTCCCCGTCGTGCTCGCCACCGATGACGCGGGGGTCTCCCGGATCACCATCAGCGACGAGTACCGGCGCGCGGCCCAGACGTACAACCTGTCCTACCGGGAACTGAAGGACCTGGCCCGCGCCTCCCTCGAGTACGCTTTCCTGCCGGGCCGCAGCCTGTGGCGCACCCTGGACGGGTATCGGCCGGTGCGCGAGTGCCTGGCCGGACGCACCGGGCGGCGCGAACCGCGGCCCAGGTGCGCGGCGTACTTGTCGGCCAGCCCGAAGGCAGCGGTGGAATGGCGGCAGGAGGCCGCGTTCACAACTTTCGAGCGACGGGTGCTCGCGCTCGCCCGCAGCTAA